A window of the Gordonia humi genome harbors these coding sequences:
- a CDS encoding DUF6319 family protein, with product MAESLTPDDLTRLSTALAEGRRATVYLREAVPSLGLGEGASARVVSIAGNTVTISPRGVDDELPYEADELRISKVAPPKPEPAAKAPGKRTAVKRTAVKKARTAEAATSAPTIAFDAPAPRTPAPQTPASQTPASQTPASQTSASQTPASQTAGSRTPKSPASTSTPKQPAKRASKKSTQSVTVTIYGTADNEWSVAMTRGAEKPQRSRSVTPEAVDAAVDALGDQTSRTAVTALLSAAREEAQRRVEELSRELEAAKEALAALENS from the coding sequence GTGGCCGAGTCATTGACTCCCGACGATCTCACCAGGCTGTCGACGGCGCTGGCCGAAGGGCGACGGGCGACGGTCTACCTGCGTGAAGCCGTCCCCAGCCTCGGACTCGGCGAGGGCGCATCCGCGAGAGTCGTATCGATCGCCGGAAACACGGTGACCATCAGCCCGCGCGGTGTCGACGACGAACTCCCCTATGAGGCCGACGAACTCCGGATCAGCAAGGTCGCTCCCCCGAAGCCGGAACCGGCCGCGAAGGCTCCGGGCAAGAGGACTGCGGTGAAGAGGACTGCGGTGAAGAAGGCGCGGACCGCCGAAGCCGCGACATCCGCACCGACGATCGCCTTCGACGCCCCCGCACCCCGGACCCCCGCACCCCAGACCCCGGCATCCCAGACCCCGGCATCCCAGACCCCGGCATCCCAGACCTCGGCATCACAGACCCCAGCATCACAGACCGCCGGATCCCGGACGCCGAAGTCTCCGGCTTCGACGTCGACGCCGAAGCAGCCCGCGAAGCGCGCCTCGAAGAAGTCGACCCAGTCGGTCACCGTCACGATCTACGGGACCGCCGACAACGAGTGGTCCGTCGCGATGACCCGCGGCGCCGAGAAGCCGCAGCGGTCCCGGTCTGTGACACCCGAGGCGGTCGACGCCGCGGTGGACGCGCTCGGCGACCAGACCTCGCGGACGGCGGTCACCGCGCTGCTCAGTGCGGCCCGCGAGGAGGCTCAACGCCGCGTCGAGGAGCTCAGTCGAGAACTCGAAGCGGCGAAGGAGGCGCTCGCCGCCTTGGAGAACTCGTAG